The Bradyrhizobium sp. WBAH42 genome includes a window with the following:
- the lexA gene encoding transcriptional repressor LexA codes for MLTRKQYELLRFISERLKESGVPPSFDEMKDALDLRSKSGIHRLITALEERGFIRRLPNRARAIEVIKLPELQAAAGNRRGFTPSVIEGNLGKVRASSSPPADEGERPVAVPVMGRIAAGTPIEALQTRSHTISVPPDMLGSGEHYALEVRGDSMVEAGILDGDMALIQRNETANTGDIVVALIDDEEATLKRFRRRGASIALEPANAAYEVRILPPNRVKIQGKLIGLYRKY; via the coding sequence ATGTTGACGCGCAAACAATACGAGCTTCTGCGGTTCATCAGCGAACGTCTGAAGGAAAGCGGCGTGCCGCCGTCCTTCGACGAGATGAAGGATGCGCTCGACCTGCGCTCGAAGTCAGGCATTCATCGCCTGATCACTGCGCTCGAGGAGCGCGGCTTCATTCGCCGCCTGCCCAACCGCGCCCGTGCCATCGAGGTGATCAAGCTGCCCGAGCTCCAGGCCGCAGCCGGCAATCGCCGCGGCTTCACCCCGAGCGTCATCGAGGGCAATCTCGGCAAGGTGCGCGCGAGCTCCAGCCCGCCCGCGGATGAGGGCGAGCGCCCCGTCGCGGTGCCCGTGATGGGCCGCATCGCGGCCGGCACGCCGATCGAGGCGCTGCAGACCCGCAGCCACACCATCAGCGTCCCGCCGGACATGCTCGGCTCCGGCGAGCACTACGCGCTCGAGGTGCGCGGCGATTCGATGGTCGAGGCCGGCATCCTCGACGGCGACATGGCGCTGATCCAGCGCAACGAGACCGCCAATACCGGCGACATCGTGGTGGCGCTGATCGACGACGAGGAGGCCACGCTCAAGCGCTTCCGCCGCCGCGGCGCCTCGATCGCGCTCGAGCCCGCCAATGCCGCCTACGAGGTCCGCATTCTTCCGCCGAACCGCGTGAAGATCCAGGGCAAGCTGATCGGGCTTTACCGGAAGTACTGA